The following are from one region of the Arachis duranensis cultivar V14167 chromosome 10, aradu.V14167.gnm2.J7QH, whole genome shotgun sequence genome:
- the LOC107469666 gene encoding uncharacterized protein LOC107469666 isoform X2 codes for MSIDIYFKVHGINFEDEENEKDEEDEEDAANIEGSGGQASNEGTKKKTRGKTLCKKLHATDFNDRREVEFLQGQPIGPTKEVVANLGQFLGSTVRNPRFVTLLYTSWHGVPDNIKEGMWEYANQKFILPISSKPWVMRGFCRAWKKYKGEIKKEHFLKYNTKKEMIKNQPLEIPEFQFRKLIRYWSLPAIKAMSVKNTENRSKQTCPHRMGSTNFAIVRKQLRDSKENNEEPSRAEVFTATRTSKNGKEIDAKTQTTIC; via the exons ATGAGTATTGACATATATTTTAAGGTGCATGGGATTAATTTCGAAGACGAGGAAAATGAGAAAGATGAGGAAGATGAGGAAGATGCTGCAAATATTGAGGGTAGTGGAGGACAAGCTAGTAATGAAG GCACTAAAAAGAAAACTCGTGGCAAGACTTTATGCAAAAAACTTCATGCCACTGATTTTAATGATCGACGGGAGGTGGAGTTTTTACAAGGGCAGCCTATTGGTCCAACCAAGGAGGTCGTAGCTAACCTAGGCCAATTTTTGGGTTCAACAGTTAGAAATCCCCGTTTTGTGACTTTGCTATACACTAGTTGGCATGGAGTGCCTGATAATATCAAGGAGGGCATGTGGGAGTACGCCAAC CAAAAGTTTATTCTTCCAATAAGTTCAAAGCCGTGGGTCATGCGGGGATTTTGTCGTGCATGGAAAAAATACAAGggtgaaattaaaaaagaacatTTCTTAAAGTACAACACGAAGAAAGAAATGATAAAGAACCAACCATTAGAGATTCCTGAATTTCAGTTTCGCAAGCTAATTCGGTATTGGAGTCTTCCCGCTATCAAG GCTATGTCTGTTAAGAATACTGAAAATAGGTCAAAGCAAACATGTCCACACCGAATGGGTTCCACAAATTTTGCAATAGTGCGCAAGCAGCTG CGTGACTCTAAAGAGAACAATGAAGAGCCATCAAGGGCTGAAGTTTTCACAGCAACACGCACAagtaaaaatggaaaagaaattgatgctaaaacacaaacaacaatt TGCTAG
- the LOC107469666 gene encoding uncharacterized protein LOC107469666 isoform X1, whose translation MSIDIYFKVHGINFEDEENEKDEEDEEDAANIEGSGGQASNEGTKKKTRGKTLCKKLHATDFNDRREVEFLQGQPIGPTKEVVANLGQFLGSTVRNPRFVTLLYTSWHGVPDNIKEGMWEYANQKFILPISSKPWVMRGFCRAWKKYKGEIKKEHFLKYNTKKEMIKNQPLEIPEFQFRKLIRYWSLPAIKAMSVKNTENRSKQTCPHRMGSTNFAIVRKQLRDSKENNEEPSRAEVFTATRTSKNGKEIDAKTQTTIRQGKS comes from the exons ATGAGTATTGACATATATTTTAAGGTGCATGGGATTAATTTCGAAGACGAGGAAAATGAGAAAGATGAGGAAGATGAGGAAGATGCTGCAAATATTGAGGGTAGTGGAGGACAAGCTAGTAATGAAG GCACTAAAAAGAAAACTCGTGGCAAGACTTTATGCAAAAAACTTCATGCCACTGATTTTAATGATCGACGGGAGGTGGAGTTTTTACAAGGGCAGCCTATTGGTCCAACCAAGGAGGTCGTAGCTAACCTAGGCCAATTTTTGGGTTCAACAGTTAGAAATCCCCGTTTTGTGACTTTGCTATACACTAGTTGGCATGGAGTGCCTGATAATATCAAGGAGGGCATGTGGGAGTACGCCAAC CAAAAGTTTATTCTTCCAATAAGTTCAAAGCCGTGGGTCATGCGGGGATTTTGTCGTGCATGGAAAAAATACAAGggtgaaattaaaaaagaacatTTCTTAAAGTACAACACGAAGAAAGAAATGATAAAGAACCAACCATTAGAGATTCCTGAATTTCAGTTTCGCAAGCTAATTCGGTATTGGAGTCTTCCCGCTATCAAG GCTATGTCTGTTAAGAATACTGAAAATAGGTCAAAGCAAACATGTCCACACCGAATGGGTTCCACAAATTTTGCAATAGTGCGCAAGCAGCTG CGTGACTCTAAAGAGAACAATGAAGAGCCATCAAGGGCTGAAGTTTTCACAGCAACACGCACAagtaaaaatggaaaagaaattgatgctaaaacacaaacaacaatt AGGCAGGGAAAATCATGA